Proteins from a genomic interval of Flammeovirgaceae bacterium SG7u.111:
- a CDS encoding RHS repeat-associated core domain-containing protein encodes MEIVSTPCYSYDKLNRLTAANYGFDQNFNSDEDYDVSNISYDLNGNILSLNRKGLTQQEQKSYGYIDQLSYSYDGNRLLSVADGTSGNNHEVAGDFTDGNTSGNDYAYDANGNLVKDLNKGIKDGSGNGITYNHLNLPSVIKFGSSDKRIEYTYDAAGIKLQKKVFEGGALKKTTDYVGEFVYEDGELQFMHMAEGRVLPKSTLPFEEGSGYVYEYHYKDHLGNLRVSFREATKEYVATMEETPAKTKELEEATFDQLGTRDGEFSHGGTKAVKIESTVGPYKMFKISKDDKVEASVWVYYDNPASSPSSGNYSTFFSESFGTGSETGSFFGNLGLGMKPPGTDGLNGVPLAYVQVVFYNENDEVVQSARTEIRSEDSDKKWIELKASPDKAKHNGYAKVFVVNESSEPVWVDDFKIAHQQLVVQENHYYPYGMNMAGIERQGAPDHIFQYNGKEKQEEFGLHWMDYGWRNYDATLGRWHVVDPLGHKASNLSPYRYAFNNPISFIDPNGLFETRKEARIYRREHEEVSGRISKNKDGSFSIDNSNDGTSIWNDAEFGISIGALVQAEATGNGGSFGGSGGGYYPGMGLVTIGKAIRGFIGDIVENPPAVVIQGNNPGPEPNLPKQRGNGPLTYIDYSDVSLLQDLSGMPDPLRPSLPAVSPNVG; translated from the coding sequence ATGGAAATAGTTTCCACTCCATGCTACAGCTACGACAAGCTCAACCGCCTCACCGCTGCCAATTATGGTTTTGACCAAAATTTTAACAGCGACGAGGACTACGACGTATCGAACATTAGCTACGACCTCAACGGCAATATCCTTAGCCTAAATAGGAAGGGGCTAACCCAGCAGGAGCAGAAAAGCTACGGGTACATAGACCAATTGAGCTATAGCTACGATGGGAACAGACTACTGAGCGTGGCGGACGGCACCAGCGGTAACAACCACGAGGTAGCTGGAGACTTCACCGACGGGAACACAAGTGGCAATGACTATGCCTACGATGCCAATGGCAACTTGGTAAAAGACCTGAACAAGGGCATAAAAGATGGCAGCGGGAACGGTATCACCTATAACCACCTCAACCTGCCCAGCGTGATCAAGTTCGGCTCTTCCGACAAGCGGATAGAGTACACTTATGATGCGGCGGGGATCAAGCTGCAGAAGAAGGTATTTGAAGGTGGTGCATTGAAAAAGACCACCGACTACGTAGGAGAATTTGTGTATGAGGACGGCGAGCTGCAGTTCATGCACATGGCAGAAGGCAGGGTGCTGCCCAAGAGCACGCTGCCTTTCGAGGAAGGAAGCGGCTATGTATACGAGTACCACTACAAGGACCACCTCGGCAACCTGAGGGTAAGCTTTAGGGAGGCGACCAAGGAATATGTGGCGACCATGGAGGAGACTCCTGCAAAGACCAAGGAACTGGAAGAAGCCACTTTTGACCAATTAGGGACAAGAGATGGGGAATTTTCGCATGGCGGGACTAAAGCGGTCAAGATAGAATCTACGGTAGGCCCTTACAAGATGTTCAAGATCAGCAAGGACGACAAAGTAGAAGCATCCGTATGGGTTTATTACGATAACCCAGCATCTTCGCCAAGTTCAGGTAACTATTCTACATTTTTCTCGGAAAGTTTTGGGACAGGCTCGGAAACAGGAAGCTTTTTTGGTAACTTGGGATTGGGCATGAAGCCTCCTGGTACTGATGGCTTAAATGGTGTGCCCCTCGCCTATGTGCAGGTGGTGTTCTACAACGAGAACGACGAGGTGGTGCAGAGTGCCAGAACGGAAATCAGGAGTGAAGACTCGGATAAGAAGTGGATCGAACTAAAGGCCTCCCCTGATAAGGCTAAGCACAATGGCTATGCAAAAGTGTTCGTAGTGAACGAGTCCAGCGAGCCGGTTTGGGTGGACGATTTCAAGATCGCACACCAGCAACTGGTGGTGCAGGAGAACCACTACTACCCCTACGGCATGAACATGGCGGGGATTGAAAGGCAAGGCGCGCCTGACCATATATTCCAGTATAACGGAAAGGAGAAGCAGGAAGAGTTTGGGCTGCACTGGATGGACTATGGATGGAGAAATTACGATGCTACATTGGGGAGATGGCATGTTGTGGATCCTCTTGGTCATAAAGCTTCTAACCTTTCGCCTTACAGATATGCGTTTAATAATCCGATATCGTTTATAGACCCAAATGGTTTATTTGAAACAAGAAAAGAGGCAAGAATATACAGAAGAGAACATGAGGAAGTATCTGGTAGAATAAGTAAAAACAAAGATGGGAGTTTTTCGATTGATAATAGTAATGATGGCACTTCTATTTGGAATGATGCAGAATTTGGTATTAGCATTGGAGCTTTGGTTCAAGCAGAAGCTACGGGTAATGGCGGTTCTTTTGGAGGTTCAGGGGGTGGTTATTACCCTGGAATGGGTCTTGTTACTATTGGTAAAGCTATTCGTGGATTCATCGGCGATATTGTTGAAAACCCTCCTGCGGTGGTAATTCAGGGGAACAATCCAGGACCAGAACCTAATCTTCCAAAGCAGCGTGGAAATGGTCCTTTAACTTATATTGACTATAGTGATGTCAGTTTATTGCAAGATTTATCAGGTATGCCAGATCCATTAAGACCAAGTCTACCAGCGGTATCACCCAATGTTGGATGA